The Lycium barbarum isolate Lr01 chromosome 4, ASM1917538v2, whole genome shotgun sequence nucleotide sequence TCTATGCTATTGAGGAGAAATTTTGGAAACAAAAAGCTGGTATGCAATGGTTCGCAGATGGAGACAGAAATACCAAATTTTTCCATGCTCCTATCAGTGGAAAGAGGAGAAGGCTACAACTAAAAAAGATACAGGATTATAGGGGAGTTTGGCTAGATAGGGAGGAAGACATAGCACAGGAGGCTATCAGGTTTTACTCTGAGCAGTTTAGGGAGGAAAATATTCCTACTGACTTTGAAATGTTGCAATATATTCCTCAAATGATATCAGAAGAACAGAGAAATAAGCCTCATGACATACCAGATGAAGAAGAGGTTAAAAGAGTTGTGTTTGGCTTGAATGCAGATAGTTCAGGGGGACCAGATGGATTTACTGGGAAATTTTATCAAGCTTGCTGGGAGATAATTGCTGAAGATATGACAAAGATGGTTCAATGTTTTTTCTGTGGTCATGAGCTACCTAGGTACATTACTTGTACAAATTTGGTGTTGAtcccaaagaagaaagaaattacTACATTTTCTGATAGAGACCTATTAGCTTGAGTAACTTCACTAGTAAGGTGTTTTCCACAATTATTCATGAAAGACTAGTGAAGTTACTGCCAACTATTATTTCTCCTCAGCAATCAAGCTTTGTAAATGGTAGAAGCATAGTGGAGAACATCTTATTAGTTCAAGAAATAGTTCATGATATCAGAATCAGGGGAAAACCTGTTGATGTCGTTATCAAACTTGACATGGCAAAAGCTTATGATAGAGTTTCTTGGCTATTCttgaccagtgttttaaaaggcgttttcggggcgagccctggggcagggcgtaccaaaaatgccccgaggcgatgggtcggggcgaaagtctccaaaggcgtacacccagcaattcggggcgtacgcccgggcgtttggggcgagttttttttgttggggcgtaagcccagaaaacttcttcaaactaaaacgaaatttgttaaataagtccttaatataatgcccaaattctcaaaagtcaacatgtaattactcaaatgttttaaaaaggaactgaaacattaaatttaaaagtcaagacctttttttttttttgattaagcactgggtgtccgggtctctttgagccccgactaatcccgagggtgcacaggccctcggcaaggagtttcctgcaagtgcaccacgggtaattcggggttttaccccagtccgatggccctcagaaattgtttgcacccagtgggtttcgaacttgagaccttgaaagggagcaccccaaggctcaagccaattaccaccaggccaacccctgagggttaaaagtcaagaccttttttgattgctagaatgcctaatatatattcttttccaattatttatcttgtcttctactatctcaaaaaagtaacgagcagtcacttgtacttgtaagtagcatataatagattgttctaattagtttttttgtgagggtggagcatatatatatcacttatttatagttttcttcaattttttacgctaTTTAAAACACTGTTCTTGACTAAGGTGTTAAGGAAGATGGGATTTGGAGAGATGTTGATAGATATGGTATTCAGAATTATCTCCAATAACTGGTATTATATACTAGTTAATGGACAGCCACATGGGTTCTTCAAATCCACAAGGGGAGTGAAGCAAGGTGATCCGTTATCACCACTACTGTTTATTTTGGCTGCTGAATGTCTATGAAGAGCTTTGAATGCATTACATTAAAAGACAACTTCAAGGAGTATGGAATGCCAAAATGGAGCCCATATGTGAATCAATTAgcctatgcagatgatactattatATTTGTATTTGCAGATGAATATTCTCTTCAACTAGTGATGGACACTCTAACAGGTTATGAGAAGGTGAGTGGTCAGAAGATTAATAGAAGTAAGAGTGTCGTATATATGCATCATCTGATAGATCAGGGAATAGTGGATCAGGTAGTTGGTGTTACTAATATCCCAAGAAAAGATTTTCCATTTACTTATCTGGGAGTTCCAGTTTACTATAGCAGGAGGCAACATTTATTCTATAAAGATTTAAAGGATAAAGTTCAGAATGGATTAAGTTCTTGGACTGGAAAACTACTATCTTTTGGAGAAAGGACAACTCTGATTAAGCATGTGCTCCAAAGTATGCCCATTCATTTGTTATCAACTTGTGACCTACCTGCTGGAGTACTAGCTCAGTTACATCGAATGTTTGCAAAATTCTTTTGGAGTAACTCAGTTGGCAACTCCGGCAGACATTAGGTCACTTGGACAGTGCTATGTCATCCTAAGGAATAAGGAGGTATGGGGTTCAAACGTCTGCAGGATATTTCAAAGGCATTATTCTCAAAGCTATGGTGGAACATGAGGACTAAACAATCATTATGGAGAACATAAATGAGCAACAAATACTTGAAGAAGAAACATGCAGTACTAGAACAAGCAAAGACAGGAACATATACTTGGAAGAAGATGATTAAATGCAGAGATGAGATGGAGCAGGAAATCTGGTGGCTAATAAAGCAAGGGAATTCCTATTTTTGGTTAGATAATTGGACAGGTTTGGGAACTCTGTATCATGCCACCCCTCCAGACTTTGATTGTGATCAGACTATTGTTTTAGTTAAGAAGGCATCTAAAGGAGGGCAGTGGAATGAACAAGTTTTGAGAAGAATATTGCCACAAGATATAGTAGAACATATCTTAGAAAAGATATGCCCACCTATAGAAACTGAAGAAGTAGACAAACCATTCTGGACGATGGATGCAAGAGGTAAATTCACAGTTGGTTCTGCATTTCAACTGGTGAGACAAAGGAAGGAGATCAACAATGTTTATAAATTAATGTGGATTAAAGGTATGCCAATTAAGATCTCATTTTTTATTTGGAGACTGTAGAAAGCAAAGCTGCCCCTAGATGACACTTTGAAGAAAtggggaattcaattcccttccAGGTGCTATTGTTGTGACAGCCCTAAAGTGGAAGATATTTCTCATGTTTTCCTACATTCCGCAACTACTCAGTATGTTCGGAACCACTTTTGTAGACCAGTACGAATTAACATTGAGAATTTACAACTCATTCAAGTGATTAATATGTAGTGGGAGATGTCTGCACATCATTAAGTAAGATATATATTTCAAGCTGTCCCATCTATCATTTTATGGGAACTCTGGAAAAAGAGAAATACATTGAGACATGGAGAGAAGATATCCACCACAAAGTTGATATATCAGGTAATGCATTCCCTGATTCTGTTCATAAAGGTAAGGAGAAAGAATTGTAAGTATATCCCTTATAAGTGGAGTGTTGTAGTGGAGGCTTTACATTACTATAACCTTGCTGTTAGAGTAACCAAAGTGATTTGGAAACCTCCTGATAATGGATGGATCAAGGTGAATACAGACGAGGCATCAAGGAGAAACCCTGGTAGAAGTTCTTGGGGGTTCTGTGTGGGAGATAGATGTGGAGATATTATTCATGCACAGGCAAAGGAACTGGAGGATCCCCTCAGTACTAACACCCAAGCAGAAGCATTGGCAATTCTATATGCTTTAAAGTACATAGAGACAACTCAGGAGGACAGAATCTTAATTGAAACAGACTCTCTGTTGCTTAAAAATATTTTACAAAGGACTTGGGAAGTGCCATGGCAGATAGTTACCACTATGGAAGAGATTTGGAGAATCATGAGTGAAAGAACAGTGGCAATATCTCATAGCTACAGGGAAGGGAATAAATTGGCTGACTATCTCGCCAATCAGGCGCTAGATAAAGGATCAATTGTAGCTAACAACTTTCAGGAACTAGATAGTCAAGGCAGAAGAATTCTGAATAGTGACAAATTAATGGAGCCTTATCTGAGAATCAGACCATGCAAAAGGAGTTGATAACAGGAAGGAAAGGGGAAGAGATTCCTCATGTTCAAATCCTCTGGGAGGAGAACATAGAGGAGGTTTTTACTAACTGTTTGTTTAATTTTGCAGGTGTTAATTACACAGAGCAACTAAAGAAGAAACATCAATGGGGACAAACATTGAAGTCACATCAGCAGGCAGATAACGAGGAAAACAACAACAAATCCTCAGGGAAACAACAAGAAGTCAAATGCATTCACAAGTTGTACAATAACAAGGGCAGCAAAACCATACCCAAACAACAACAGCTTCAGCAAAATCACAAGCACTTCAAGGACAGACGTTTTAATCGACTAGAATGGAAAACACATGTATTTGGGAGTATACTGAGTCGCTGGGCGATTGAGAAGCGTGTGATATTAGCACATGTAGGTGCTCATTCCGTTGCTCAAGAACCTCTCGATCTTAGTATACTTTAAATACAAGTGACCCATCTACCCACCACATTAAGCCACAACTCCAGGAAAGGAAAGCAGCAACAGGAAGAAACAAGAGTCATACCTCTGGGAAATCAACGATTAAGGTGTATACATCTTCGATTTGGGTTGACAGGAGAAAATTGCAGCGGCACCTTCACCAGCACCATCTCAGATCCGAGGAGCAAAAAACATCAAATCAGAGatggaaaggaaagaaatggaGGAAAAAACATGTCTTTGGGAACATATTGAATCGATTTCAAAATAAACCCAAAGCATGGGAGGCATCATCTACCCAACACAACAAAGTACCGATTGAGTATGGAAAGCATCCAACATGGAAAAGCAAGAGATGAGGGACACTACATACCTCTGAGTAATCAACGAATAAATCTCCTGAATCTTCAATTTAGGAAGGAAAAGTGTGAATCCCAGCTAGATCTTTACCATCAACTTCTCAGATTTGAAGAACAAAGGAAATCAATTCAACGAAGGAAGGACGAGGAAAGAAGGAAAAAACAACAATACCTTCGATCGGTGAAAACAGAGGACAAATGCTAAATTGATCTTAGTCGGCAAAGCTCCATAGATGAAGAAAGGAGATCGTCAATTTCATTGTTGTGCTTTCCTATTTTGCTTTTGTTTCTAGTCTTTTTGTTTTAGCCTATTTATTTGTTAGACTATTTAATTGTGAGATATTAATAAAATAGTCAGTGAGGACACCCCCTGAccccgttttaaaaaaaaaaaacgtgctcCCCTGCGTCACACGTGCATTACTAAGAAAAGTACATAGCTAAACTAAAATTTAGCATCATTAGACAAGGGAGGGTTACCCAGGTGGTAAACACCCTCCGCCTCCAACCCAAAGATTGTGGGTTCGAGTGATCCAAGGAAGCAAAAAAGTGAGAGCCCATAGAAAGAGGTAAAAAAAGTCactaagaaaaaaaatataaattgtcACTAACTTAattgttactccctccgttccataataagtgattttttaggttttttttttttttcaaaacaagtagtgctttaggatttcaagaagactTTAGGTAGAttcttccaaaattacccttatttaAATGGTCAAGATTCATTAACTAAATATTCTTTTTCTAGAAAGTAGTAAAACTTGATTAgaggtaagttagtaaaaacacttcTAATTTTTTAGGAGTGGGCAATTTCTTAAGGGTGTGCATAAGCCTAAaaaccacttattatgaaatagagggagtaaaaCATACATTAAAAGAATCAAATAAGATTTAGAAAAATATTAATATATTTACTCACAAAATGGCTGTAACTAATACTCTCTCTTCGCCCTTGATTGACTGCAAGAAAGTTTGCTCGGGCCTATGCTTTTAAGGATTTGAACTGAATTTAAGCTGATTCTGATTCAAATTTGAAAGTACTTTTATAAAAGGAACAATTTGGAAGTTGCCAACACCAATAAATAGCACGGAATatcaaccaaaccaaacaaaggCATTCGAATATAAGTAACTAAAGACGGATTTAGGATTTTCAGAGAACATGAGTGCAttactaaaaaagaaaaaaaatgcatTAAGTGAAAATTGATCTTCGTTCCTCTTTGGTAAATACTTAAGCTATTAACCAAGTGAAccattatgtttttttttaatcttctATGAGTTTAAATTAAGGTTTTAAATATTAAACTCATAGTATATATGTTTAAAACTATGAATTCAAACTTACTACTTGTTACAATTTTAGTGAACTTTTATATATAAGTTTATACTCTGCATCAGAAGTACCGGATTCATGAGTTCATGACACTCCCGACCTCCACCATTATATTAGCTGCAAATGAGAGACGAGATCGTATTTATGTGTAAATTTGTTTGATCTGCCAAACAAATTTGGCACGTGCGTAAGGTATCATAATGTTTAATTTGTTCAAGTGCCTCTAGTTTTTCcaagaattaataaatattttAGATCTAGTAAACTATAACATAAGCAAAACATTAAGGCCTAATTAGGGTTAGGCGCGAAGTCAATATATATTGGCTGATTTTCTAAGTAGGGTACTGTGTTACAATGCCAAACTCCACATAATTATATATATCGATGATAATCTCTACTATTTAGGGGCACCTAATCCTAATGTATCATAAAGTTTAATTTGTTCAAGGGCCTTTTTATTTCAAGAATTAATATAAATATTAGTTCTACAAATTAAAGCTGTACGTAACATAAGCAAACAAAGTGGACAATTCTgcaataaaaataataaagttaCCTTTAAGACATAAACTTTAATTACACTACAGAGTGATATCATTGTACGAGACATGACTTTTTGGTCGAGTTAGGAGACGGTTTACGTATTTAAATGAGTAACTACAACAAAAGCATTACGATTtatttaaaatccataaatgctTTAACATTATTAAATTACTAATTAAGTAATTTCAAAATTGTAGATTATTATACCGTGTCAATCATTTAAAGGGTGCAATAAcaaacaccaccaccaccaccccccccccccccccccctccacaaACACAAcagctttctttttctttttattgatgTGCAACGAGGATGTGTTTCTTTTTCGTTTTGGTACATCATGCAAAGAACAAATTCCTTTTATGGTACTTTGTTTTTTAAGATTAGTATCTCTTCCATTTAGTTTTAATCGTCGTTTAATTtattaataaataaaatcagtctAACCATTTTCTATAGAAGCAAGTTCATGAAGCAACATACATGCTAGTGTCTTGAAATGTTTGAATTACAATCAGATTAAGTATATGCAATTATGGGATCACATTTCTTCCCACTTTTAGAATTGTGAATCCATTTCCAAAACTAAGAAGTGAACAAAAATGGGGGCAAAAAGTTGttgataggaaaaaaaaaaaaaagttagcaaCACAAAGCTTCAATCCATTTTGCTCAACATATACATATCAACATTCAACAATCAATAATGTAGTCAAGTAGCGTATGAGAACTGTTTTTTATCAAAAGTCTTTAACACCTATACACGTAATTCAACAAACACAAAAGCATACATCATGTAAAGCCTTTGAAAATAAAGTTATGTACCAAAAAACaatcaaaataaagttatgtaaTCATGCACTAGCAAAAAAATTAATGGGATTAGCACTTCTGGTTCAAAAGCAACCACATATTGGTATATATACATGGAGATAGAAAGGCCACTTCACTAGCTATACCTacaatttttacttttattaacgTGCAATAACATAGTCTAAGAACTGATCGATCACTAGTACTTGAATATATCTTTCCTACATAACTGGTCCAAGGAAATTCAGTCTAATATCTTTCCTTTTTTTCCTCATGCATATGTTATTATTCGACATAGTTACAGGTTTCATTAATCAGAAAGTTAAAATATGCAACATAAAAGGGCAGACCGGTGCATTAAGCCGTTTCCACGGCTTGAACTACCGCGAACTCCTGATGAGTGATCACAGCGAAAACGTTTACCTTTACCCCAAGGCTCCCCTTCCCCATATTTACAGAAAATATGCAATATATTTACAGAAATTATGATTGAACAGTTATGCCTCCAATCTCAAGATTATCAAGCTTTTTTGGCCTCTTGTAATTCTTCAGCAAAAGAGAGCTGCATACAACACTTACTGACGAAGCAGCCATTGCTACCCCTGCAACCCACGGTGGCAACCGAAATCCAGTAGACGGGAAAAGAGCTCCGGCAGCAATTGGAATGCCAAGAAGGTTATAGCCAAATGCCCAAAAGTAGTTGAGGCGAATTCTACCGAATGTTTTCCTGGAAAGGTCAATAGCAGTTATGACATCTTCAAGATTGCTTTTCATTAGGACAATATCAGCTGCCTCAATAGCTATGTCTGTCCCTGCCCCTATCGCCATTCCAACATCCGCTGCTACAAGTGCTGGCGAGTCGTTAATTCCATCTCCCACCATTGCAACAACTTTTCCCAAACTCTGTTGATCAATAATTAAGATGAATTAAGCACCGGCATAACAAAATAAAGAACACTCCTCTTGTTTCATTTTATATGGCGGTGTTTTACTAGACACGatgtttaagaaagaaagacaaaCAGACTTTTTAGTACGTACAAAAGTATCCTTAGAACTTATGATCTTAAACATGACATAACATTTCTATGGCCATAAGAGCATGTCATTAAGGGTTACATGGGAAGTTTAAAGTCAAatagtttccaaatatagaaaggcTGGGATCATTCTTCTGCAACAGAATAGAAAAGAAAAGAGTGTTGTATAAAATAGAGCAGATGGAGTATTAGAAAACTAATCAGCataataaaagaaaattttagTAGAAATCTATATTAATCAATCTGACTGGTACAAATTTTTCAACTCAGGAAAAATTGGGCTAACCAGTTCTTAAGAGCTTAATGTGCTTATCTTTTCATGGCATCAAAATTTTACCTGCAGTTCCTTCACTTTTTTGGATTTGTCTTCAGGTTTTGCTTCTGCAATAACATCACTAATTCCAACTTCTTTGGCAATGGCATTAGCTGTTCCCCAATTGTCACCCGATACTAGCTTACTCTCAACTTTCATAGACTTAAGAAGAGAAATGACTTCACGAGCTCCAGGCTTCACCGGATCTGATATAGCAACAACTCCACTCAGTACACCATCAATTGATACAAGAATTCCAGTTTGAGCCAATTCTTCTGCTTCTGCTAGTATTTCGTCTGCATCAACTGGAACGGAAATGCCTTGATCTAACATCAAGCTCTTGTTTCCAACTATTAATTTCTTGTTATGGACAGTAGCCTTCACACCATGGCCGGTTATAGACTCAAAGTCCTGGACTTCAGGCCACTGAGGGTTCTCCTCGTCCTCTCTAAACTTTTTAGCGTATTCGACAATTGCCTTGGCCAAGGGGTGCTCACTATTTAGCTGAAATTTAAGTGTGAGTTATCAGTCTCATGTATTGGCATGGAAAAATGCCGGTgttcactttttaaaaaaaaggaaaatgtcCAAATTTTCCCTTGGACTATACGATTTAGAGCAAATTTACCCTCTGTTAAAAAAAGTCTCTTGTTACCCTCGCCGTTACCAAAATGGTTCAagtttgcccttttgggctaatGGTAACAGCATAAAGGGTAAATTTTAGACCATTTGTCAGTTCAAGGGCAAATATGGACCATTCGCAATGTTCAAAGGCAAATGGAAGCTCAATGAACAGTTTTATAAGTTACTCTATCAGGGCAATGGAAACATGACTAAGTTAACAAGGGTGATAGAACTAGACAACTAGTAGTGCAAACATTAGCAAAGAATACACCACAAAATGGGGGCCGGTAATTGTGGATAATTCCACCCAAGGAACTCCAAACCAGACTAAAATTTACCTCAGCTGCTGCAACCAATTCGTAAAATTCTCGAAGTACCATAGATTTGAAAAGCTTTGTGTTTACAACAACTGGTTTGCCCATTGTGAGAGTCCCGGTCTTATCAAACACTATGCAGTTCACCTACAGATACAGATGAGTATTTGTTGTCAAGTTAACTTTTTATGATATTTTTTTATGATACGGCATTGCAGGAAGCATAGTTAAGAAATTTCGGTGCATACCTTTTGTGCACTTTCCAAAGCCTGGCCACCTTTAATCAGGACACCTCGAGAAGCACCAACTCCCGTGCCAACCATGACAGCAGTTGGAGTAGCAAGACCAAGGGCACATGGGCAAGCTATGACCATAACAGATATACCAAATTGAAGGGCGAGCTGAAAGCTATCCATAGAAGATGGAATCCATGATTTAGGATAGCCGTCGTACTTCCCAGCTAAAAACCAAGCGAGCCAAGTGGAAACAGAGAGAATAATAACCtgaaattgcaaaatgatcacCAACACTAGAGAGTCATAACATGATAACATACACAAGAAGCCGGTTAATACTCACTAGTGGCACAAAATATTTAGAAATGCGATCAGCAAATTTTTGAATAGGAGCTTTAGCCATTTGTGCTGATTCAACCAGCCTAACAATCTGTGAAAGAGCACTCTCTGATCCAATCCTAGTTGCTCTTACATGCAGAACACCATTCTCGTTCACAGTTCCTCCAATCACCAGGTCGCTTTTCCTTTTGGCCACTGGTCGAGATTCTCCAGTTATCATACTCTCATTGACATGACTTTGACCCCAAATGACAAAACCATCACAAGCTACTTTTGCACCAGGAAGGATTTTGATCACATCGTTCTTTTGTATCAATCGGctatcaatttcttcctctttcaCCACATTTCCTTCGTCATCAAACTGTAATAATGTTGCTGTCTCAGGGGTCAAGTTCATGAGTTTAGCAATGGCCTCAGATGTTTTTCCTTTGGCCAAAACTTCAAGATACTTCCCGAGTAAAATGAAAGAAATGAGCATTGAGCTGGTCTCGAAAAAATCAGTAGACTTGAACCTTGGAGAAGTAGCTGCTCTCAACACCGAGTAGACCGAGTAAAAGTAGGCGGCATTTGTTCCCAAAGCAATTAAAACATCCATATTTGCAGAACCATGACGTAGTGCTTTGTAAGAACCAGAGTAGAAACGTCGACCAATGATGAATTGCACGGGAGTAGAAAGCACCCACCGCAAAATCTCTCCAATACTAAGCATGTTCACAACTTTAATATCCAATCCGTCCTTCAGACCAGGAATATACATGAAGACCATGGAAGTCAAGAATACAGGAATCGTAAAAACCAAGCTCCAGAGAAAGGATCGACGACAGTATTCGATTTCCTCGTGTCTATGAGATTGTTTCCCATCTCCTTCCGAAAATAACGTTGCCTTGAACCGTCCAGAACCTGTTGACTCGATTACTTGAATAAACTTTCTAGGTCCTATTGTATCTGATTGATAAGAAACGGATAACTTCTTCAGCTCAGGATCAATATCAACATCTTCAACACCTGGGAGTGCTCTAAGAGAATTTTCGATGATTCTCATGGAATTATCAGTGTGTGCTCCATCAACTTTCAGCAATATTTTGCTCCTACCTTCTCCTGTGCTAATTAATATGGCTTCAAATCCGGTATATTCTGTGGCTTCCAAAAGCTGATTGTAAGTTGTTATCCGCGGATCATATTGGATTTCGGCCTCTTCAGTTGCTAATGCAACTCGTGCTGTCTGTACGCCTGGGATCGATTGCAAAGCAGATTCAACAGTTGTGGAGCATGAAGTGCAGGTCATTCCTTTTATACGTATCCGGCACACTTGGGAAGTTTTCTCATTTGTCTCCTCTGTAATCAACTTAGCCTGGAATCCAACATCTTCTATTGTCTCACGGATTGTTTCCTCCTGCACATTTGAGCAAGTATTCTTAGCAACTGCTACAAACCACTTCAACAATGATCACTACTTAAAAAAACAGGAATTAGTGATGAACAAATACTGCAGCTAAGCAGTAATTCGTTGCTAATCCTA carries:
- the LOC132634926 gene encoding probable copper-transporting ATPase HMA5, which encodes MATAKFLSFACLRNETNYEDFSPKPHYPSMPKYPKGVFISSNEEKKAIYSVNGMSCSACAGSVEKAIKRLPGIKEAVVDVLNNRAQVIFYPTFVNEETIRETIEDVGFQAKLITEETNEKTSQVCRIRIKGMTCTSCSTTVESALQSIPGVQTARVALATEEAEIQYDPRITTYNQLLEATEYTGFEAILISTGEGRSKILLKVDGAHTDNSMRIIENSLRALPGVEDVDIDPELKKLSVSYQSDTIGPRKFIQVIESTGSGRFKATLFSEGDGKQSHRHEEIEYCRRSFLWSLVFTIPVFLTSMVFMYIPGLKDGLDIKVVNMLSIGEILRWVLSTPVQFIIGRRFYSGSYKALRHGSANMDVLIALGTNAAYFYSVYSVLRAATSPRFKSTDFFETSSMLISFILLGKYLEVLAKGKTSEAIAKLMNLTPETATLLQFDDEGNVVKEEEIDSRLIQKNDVIKILPGAKVACDGFVIWGQSHVNESMITGESRPVAKRKSDLVIGGTVNENGVLHVRATRIGSESALSQIVRLVESAQMAKAPIQKFADRISKYFVPLVIILSVSTWLAWFLAGKYDGYPKSWIPSSMDSFQLALQFGISVMVIACPCALGLATPTAVMVGTGVGASRGVLIKGGQALESAQKVNCIVFDKTGTLTMGKPVVVNTKLFKSMVLREFYELVAAAELNSEHPLAKAIVEYAKKFREDEENPQWPEVQDFESITGHGVKATVHNKKLIVGNKSLMLDQGISVPVDADEILAEAEELAQTGILVSIDGVLSGVVAISDPVKPGAREVISLLKSMKVESKLVSGDNWGTANAIAKEVGISDVIAEAKPEDKSKKVKELQSLGKVVAMVGDGINDSPALVAADVGMAIGAGTDIAIEAADIVLMKSNLEDVITAIDLSRKTFGRIRLNYFWAFGYNLLGIPIAAGALFPSTGFRLPPWVAGVAMAASSVSVVCSSLLLKNYKRPKKLDNLEIGGITVQS